Proteins encoded in a region of the Orcinus orca chromosome X, mOrcOrc1.1, whole genome shotgun sequence genome:
- the LOC125963059 gene encoding polypeptide N-acetylgalactosaminyltransferase 1-like → MRKFAYCKVVLATSLIWVLLDMFLLLYFSECNKCDEKKERGLPAGDVLEPVQKPHEGPGEMGKPVVIPKEDQEKMKEMFKINQFNLMASEMIALNRSLPDVRLEGCKTKVYPDNLPTRSVVIVFHNEAWSTLLRTVHSVINRSPRHMLEEIVLVDDASERDFLKRPLESYVKKLKVPIHVIRMEQRSGLIRARLKGAAVSKGQVITFLDAHCECTVGWLEPLLARIKHDRKTVVCPIIDVISDDTFEYMAGSDMTYGGFNWKLNFRWYPVPQREMDRRKGDRTLPVRTPTMAGGLFSIDRDYFQEIGTYDAGMDIWGGENLEISFRIWQCGGTLEIVTCSHVGHVFRKATPYTFPGGTGQIINKNNRRLAEVWMDEFKNFFYIISPGVTKVDYGDISSRLGLRHKLQCRPFSWYLENIYPDSQIPRHYFSLGEIRNVETNQCLDNMARKENEKVGIFNCHGMGGNQVFSYTANKEIRTDDLCLDVSKLNGPVTMLKCHHLKGNQLWEYDPVKLTLQHVNSNQCLDKATEEDSQVPSIRDCNGSRSQQWLLRNVTLPEIF, encoded by the coding sequence ATGAGAAAATTTGCATATTGCAAGGTGGTCCTAGCCACCTCCTTGATTTGGGTACTCTTGGATATGTTCCTGCTGCTTTACTTCAGTGAATGCAACAAATGtgatgaaaaaaaagagagaggacttcCTGCTGGGGATGTTCTAGAGCCAGTACAAAAGCCTCATGAAGGTCCTGGAGAAATGGGGAAACCAGTCGTCATTCCTAAAGAGGATCAAGAAAAGATGAAAGAGATGTTTAAAATCAATCAGTTCAATTTAATGGCAAGTGAGATGATTGCACTCAACAGATCTTTACCAGATGTTAGGTTAGAAGGGTGTAAAACAAAGGTGTATCCAGATAATCTTCCTACAAGAAGTGTGGtgattgttttccataatgaggCTTGGAGCACACTTCTGCGAACTGTCCATAGTGTCATTAATCGCTCACCAAGACACATGCTAGAAGAAATTGTTCTAGTAGATGATGCCAGTGAAAGAGACTTTTTGAAAAGACCTCTAGAGAGttatgtgaaaaaattaaaagtaccaaTTCACGTAATTCGAATGGAGCAACGTTCTGGATTGATCAGAGCTAGGTTAAAAGGAGCTGCAGTGTCTAAAGGCCAAGTGATCACCTTTTTAGATGCTCACTGTGAATGTACAGTGGGGTGGCTGGAGCCTCTCTTAGCCAGGATCAAACATGACAGGAAGACAGTGGTCTGTCCTATCATTGATGTGATCAGTGATGATACTTTTGAGTACATGGCAGGTTCTGACATGACCTATGGTGGATTCAACTGGAAGCTCAATTTTCGCTGGTATCCTGTTCCCCAAAGAGAAATGGACAGAAGGAAAGGTGATCGAACTCTTCCTGTGAGAACACCTACAATGGCAGGAGGCCTTTTTTCAATAGACAGAGATTACTTTCAGGAAATTGGAACATATGATGCTGGAATGGATATTTGGGGAGGAGAAAACCTAGAAATTTCCTTTAGGATTTGGCAGTGTGGAGGAACTTTGGAGATTGTTACTTGCTCACATGTTGGACATGTGTTTCGGAAAGCTACACCCTACACGTTTCCAGGAGGCACAGGGCAGattatcaataaaaataacagaCGACTTGCAGAAGTGTGGATGGATGAATTCAAGAATTTCTTCTATATAATTTCTCCAGGTGTTACAAAGGTAGATTATGGAGATATATCATCAAGACTTGGTCTAAGACACAAACTTCAATGCAGACCTTTCTCTTGGTACCTAGAGAATATCTATCCCGATTCTCAGATTCCACGTCACTATTTCTCTTTGGGAGAGATACGAAATGTGGAAACAAATCAGTGTCTAGATAACATGGCTAGAAAAGAGAACGAAAAAGTTGGAATTTTTAACTGTCACGGTATGGGAGGTAATCAGGTTTTCTCTTACACTGCCAAcaaagaaattagaacagatgACCTTTGCTTGGATGTCTCCAAACTTAATGGCCCAGTCACAATGCTCAAATGCCACCACCTAAAAGGCAACCAGCTTTGGGAGTATGATCCGGTGAAATTAACCCTGCAGCATGTGAACAGTAATCAGTGCCTGGATAAAGCCACAGAAGAGGACAGCCAGGTGCCCAGCATTAGAGACTGCAATGGAAGCCGGTCCCAGCAGTGGCTTCTTCGAAATGTAACCCTTCCAGAAATATTCTGA